A single Micromonospora luteifusca DNA region contains:
- a CDS encoding alpha-ketoacid dehydrogenase subunit beta, which translates to MATETLTLGKALNTGLRRALENDPKVIIMGEDVGKLGGVFRITDGLQKDFGDQRVIDTPLAESGIIGTAVGLAIRGYRPICEIQFDGFVYPAYDQIVSQVAKMHYRSGGRLSIPMVIRIPYGGGIGAVEHHSESPEAYFAHTAGLKVVTCANPQDAYVMIQQAIASDDPIVFLEPKRRYWEKGQVDLDAPLSEAYPLHSARVVRPGTDVTVLAYGPMVRTCLEAATAAAEDGRELEVIDLRSLSPLDLTAAYESVQRTGRAVVVHEAPSNIGLGAELAARITEKCFYSLESPVLRVTGFDTPYPAARVEEEYLPDLDRVLDAVDRTFGW; encoded by the coding sequence ATGGCCACGGAGACGCTCACCCTCGGCAAGGCCCTCAACACCGGCCTGCGTCGCGCCCTGGAGAACGACCCCAAGGTCATCATCATGGGCGAGGACGTCGGCAAGCTCGGCGGCGTCTTCCGGATCACCGACGGGCTCCAGAAGGACTTCGGCGACCAACGGGTGATCGACACCCCGCTGGCCGAGTCCGGCATCATCGGCACCGCGGTCGGTCTTGCCATCCGTGGCTACCGGCCGATCTGCGAGATCCAGTTCGACGGCTTCGTCTACCCCGCGTACGACCAGATCGTGTCGCAGGTGGCAAAGATGCACTACCGCTCGGGCGGCCGGCTCAGCATCCCCATGGTGATCCGGATCCCGTACGGCGGCGGCATCGGCGCGGTCGAGCACCACTCCGAGTCGCCCGAGGCGTACTTCGCGCACACGGCCGGCCTGAAGGTGGTGACCTGCGCCAACCCGCAGGACGCCTACGTCATGATCCAGCAGGCCATCGCCTCGGACGACCCGATCGTCTTCCTGGAGCCCAAGCGGCGCTACTGGGAGAAGGGGCAGGTCGACCTGGACGCGCCGCTGTCCGAGGCGTACCCCCTGCACTCGGCTCGTGTGGTGCGGCCCGGCACGGACGTCACCGTGCTGGCCTACGGCCCGATGGTGCGGACCTGCCTGGAGGCGGCGACCGCGGCCGCCGAGGACGGCCGGGAGCTGGAGGTCATCGATCTGCGCTCACTCTCCCCGCTGGACCTGACGGCGGCGTACGAGTCGGTGCAGCGCACCGGCCGCGCGGTGGTGGTGCACGAGGCGCCGTCGAACATCGGCCTCGGCGCTGAGCTGGCCGCCCGGATCACCGAGAAGTGCTTCTACTCCCTTGAATCGCCCGTGCTGCGGGTGACCGGGTTCGACACCCCCTACCCGGCCGCCCGGGTGGAGGAGGAGTACCTGCCCGACCTCGACCGGGTGCTCGACGCCGTCGACCGCACCTTCGGCTGGTGA
- a CDS encoding LamB/YcsF family protein, which produces MDLNADLGEGFGIWRLGDDEALLGLVTSANVACGFHGGDPSTMRRVCEGAARRGVAVGAQVGYRDLAGFGRRHIDYEFGVLRDEVTYQLGALEAFCRLFGTRVRYLKPHGALYHAASTDESQAAAVVAAVAGYDPELPILCLPGSTLAQLAVGAGLSVVAEAFADRAYLPNGALVPRGTPGAVITDPEQVARRAGRMATERSVVAVDGTVIPCSVDSICLHGDTPSAVSAAELVRATLIDADIPLAPFA; this is translated from the coding sequence ATGGACCTCAACGCTGACCTGGGCGAGGGATTCGGCATCTGGCGGCTCGGCGACGACGAGGCGCTGCTGGGCCTCGTCACCTCCGCCAACGTCGCCTGCGGCTTCCACGGCGGCGACCCGTCCACGATGCGACGGGTCTGCGAGGGCGCCGCGCGACGTGGGGTCGCCGTGGGCGCGCAGGTCGGCTACCGGGACCTGGCCGGCTTCGGCCGGCGGCACATCGACTACGAGTTCGGCGTACTACGCGACGAGGTGACCTACCAGTTGGGGGCCCTGGAGGCGTTCTGCCGGCTGTTCGGCACCCGGGTCCGCTACCTCAAGCCGCACGGTGCGCTCTACCACGCGGCCAGCACCGACGAATCCCAGGCGGCGGCGGTGGTCGCCGCGGTCGCCGGCTACGACCCCGAGCTGCCCATACTCTGTCTACCCGGCTCGACGCTCGCCCAGCTCGCCGTCGGCGCGGGCCTGTCGGTCGTCGCCGAGGCCTTCGCCGACCGTGCCTACCTGCCCAACGGGGCGCTGGTGCCGCGCGGCACCCCCGGAGCGGTGATAACCGACCCGGAGCAGGTGGCCAGACGGGCGGGGCGGATGGCCACCGAACGGAGCGTGGTGGCGGTGGACGGCACCGTCATCCCCTGCTCGGTCGACTCGATCTGCCTGCACGGCGACACCCCCAGCGCCGTCTCGGCCGCCGAACTCGTCCGCGCAACCCTGATCGACGCCGACATCCCTTTGGCCCCGTTCGCATGA
- a CDS encoding dihydrolipoamide acetyltransferase family protein → MSDMSRIKTFNLPDLGEGLTEGEILAWLVKVGDTIELNQPIVEVETAKAAVEIPAKWAGQVQAIFHSEGTTVEVGVPIIAIDTDPGAGPLEAPSTTATPSGDLPTPSAASLAAVEVAPAEGMIEPGLIGGAAPGGRTAVLVGYGPRTTAAKRRPRKGAVPAQAAAAPAPAAPAPQPVVAPVAAPARNGQAATATGGLVLAKPPVRKLAKDLGVDLSTLTGSGPLGSITREDVQQAASGAVAVAEPIVAAAAPSFGADREQRIPVKGVRKLTAENMSRSAFTAPHVTEFLTVDVTRAMKALDRLRGRREWRDVRVSPLLLVAKAVLLAVQRHPMVNSTWAGDEIVVKDYVNLGIAAATERGLIVPNVKDAGRLSLRELADSLTDLVQTAKSGRTSPAAMSGGTLTITNVGVFGVDTGTPILPPGESAILAFGAVREMPWVHKGKVKVRQVTTLGLSFDHRIIDGELGSKFLRDIGDFLTDPEAALLAWT, encoded by the coding sequence GTGAGCGACATGTCCCGGATCAAGACGTTCAACCTGCCCGACCTGGGCGAGGGGCTGACCGAGGGCGAGATCCTGGCCTGGCTGGTCAAGGTCGGTGACACGATCGAGCTGAACCAGCCGATCGTCGAGGTCGAGACGGCCAAGGCGGCGGTGGAGATCCCGGCGAAGTGGGCCGGGCAGGTGCAGGCGATCTTCCATTCGGAGGGCACCACGGTCGAGGTCGGTGTGCCGATCATCGCGATCGACACGGACCCGGGTGCCGGCCCGCTGGAGGCGCCGTCGACCACGGCCACGCCCAGCGGTGACCTGCCCACCCCGTCGGCGGCCTCGCTGGCGGCGGTGGAGGTGGCACCGGCCGAGGGCATGATCGAGCCTGGCCTGATCGGCGGCGCGGCCCCGGGTGGTCGGACGGCGGTGCTGGTTGGCTACGGCCCGCGTACGACCGCCGCGAAGCGCCGCCCGCGCAAGGGTGCCGTCCCGGCGCAGGCCGCGGCGGCACCTGCTCCGGCGGCACCGGCCCCGCAGCCGGTGGTCGCGCCCGTGGCGGCTCCGGCTCGTAACGGGCAGGCCGCGACGGCGACCGGCGGTCTGGTGCTGGCCAAGCCGCCGGTGCGCAAGCTCGCCAAGGACCTCGGGGTCGACCTCAGCACGTTGACCGGGTCGGGGCCGCTTGGCTCGATTACCCGGGAGGACGTGCAGCAGGCGGCGAGCGGTGCCGTGGCGGTGGCCGAGCCGATCGTGGCGGCGGCCGCCCCCAGCTTCGGTGCGGACCGGGAGCAGCGCATCCCGGTCAAGGGCGTCCGCAAGCTCACCGCCGAGAACATGTCCCGCTCGGCGTTCACCGCCCCGCACGTGACGGAGTTCCTGACCGTCGACGTGACCCGGGCGATGAAGGCACTGGACCGACTGCGCGGCCGGCGGGAGTGGCGCGACGTACGGGTCTCGCCACTGCTCCTGGTGGCGAAGGCGGTACTGCTGGCGGTGCAGCGTCACCCGATGGTCAACTCGACCTGGGCCGGCGACGAGATCGTGGTGAAGGACTACGTCAACCTCGGCATCGCGGCGGCCACCGAGCGCGGCCTGATCGTGCCGAACGTCAAGGACGCCGGTCGACTCTCGCTACGGGAGCTGGCGGACTCGCTGACCGATCTGGTGCAGACGGCGAAGTCCGGCCGTACGTCGCCGGCGGCCATGTCCGGCGGCACGTTGACCATCACCAACGTCGGCGTGTTCGGGGTGGACACGGGGACGCCGATCCTGCCGCCCGGCGAGTCGGCGATCCTGGCCTTCGGCGCGGTGCGGGAGATGCCCTGGGTGCACAAGGGCAAGGTCAAGGTGCGTCAGGTCACCACGCTGGGGCTGAGCTTCGACCACCGGATCATCGATGGCGAGCTGGGCTCGAAGTTCCTGCGCGACATCGGCGACTTCCTCACCGATCCGGAGGCGGCGCTGCTCGCCTGGACCTGA
- a CDS encoding NHL domain-containing thioredoxin family protein produces the protein MGTTARVRAPELRGRQWLNTGGKNLTLQDLRGKIVLADFWTFCCINCLHVLDELRPLEEKYGDVLVVIGVHSPKFEHEKDPEALAAAVERYGVHHPVLDDAEMDMWQQYAARAWPTLSVIDPEGYVVATMAGEGHAEGLARLIDELIVTHEAKGTLHRGDGPYVPPPAPETALRFPGKAALLPNGNLLVSDSARHSLVEVAADGETPVRRIGSGERGRADGPGGAATFSEPQGVCLLPTQVAEVAGYDLVVADTVNHLLRGVRLESGEVVTVAGSGRQWRAEVDDHAHDALAVDLSSPWDLAWYDDKLIIAMAGIHQLWWFDPIKRTAGMYAGTTVEALRDGPLAEAWMAQPSGLSVSADGTRLWIADSETSAIRYVENGVLGTAVGQGLFDFGHVDGPAESALLQHPLGVCALPDGSVLIADTYNGAVRRFDPASNQVSTVADGLAEPSDLVLTPAGEVLVVESAAHRLTRLAPGALSAAGASTVDGPRHRTERKPTDVAAGEVTLDIVFTPAPGQKLDETYGPSTRLVVSASPPELLVDGAGTGTELSRRLVLNGEVSAGVLQVTAQAATCDADVEHAACHLTRQDWGVPVRVVDGAVTRLPLVLRGLDA, from the coding sequence ATGGGAACGACAGCGCGTGTACGTGCGCCCGAGCTACGCGGCCGACAGTGGCTCAACACAGGCGGCAAGAATCTGACCTTGCAGGACCTTCGCGGCAAGATCGTTCTGGCCGATTTTTGGACTTTCTGCTGTATCAACTGCCTGCACGTGCTCGATGAGCTGCGACCGCTGGAGGAGAAGTACGGCGACGTGCTCGTCGTGATCGGTGTGCACTCACCGAAGTTCGAGCACGAGAAGGACCCCGAGGCCCTCGCCGCCGCCGTCGAGCGGTACGGGGTGCACCACCCCGTGCTCGACGATGCTGAGATGGACATGTGGCAGCAGTATGCGGCCCGGGCCTGGCCGACCCTGTCGGTGATCGATCCCGAGGGTTACGTGGTGGCCACCATGGCCGGCGAGGGCCATGCCGAGGGGTTGGCCCGGTTGATCGACGAGCTGATCGTCACCCACGAGGCCAAGGGCACCCTGCACCGGGGTGACGGCCCGTACGTCCCGCCGCCGGCTCCGGAGACCGCGCTGCGTTTCCCGGGCAAGGCAGCGCTGCTGCCGAACGGCAACCTGCTGGTCTCGGACTCGGCCCGGCACTCCCTGGTCGAGGTGGCGGCGGACGGCGAGACGCCGGTGCGCCGGATCGGCTCGGGCGAGCGGGGCCGCGCCGACGGGCCGGGCGGTGCCGCGACGTTCTCCGAGCCGCAGGGGGTGTGCCTGCTGCCCACCCAGGTCGCCGAGGTCGCCGGCTACGACCTGGTGGTGGCCGACACGGTCAACCACCTGCTGCGCGGTGTACGGCTGGAGTCGGGCGAGGTGGTCACCGTGGCCGGCAGCGGTCGGCAGTGGCGCGCCGAGGTCGACGACCACGCACACGACGCGCTCGCCGTGGATCTCTCCTCCCCGTGGGACCTGGCCTGGTACGACGACAAGCTGATCATCGCGATGGCCGGCATCCACCAGCTCTGGTGGTTCGACCCGATCAAGCGGACCGCCGGCATGTACGCCGGCACCACGGTCGAGGCGCTGCGGGACGGCCCGCTGGCCGAGGCGTGGATGGCGCAGCCGTCGGGGCTCTCCGTCTCTGCCGACGGCACTCGGCTCTGGATCGCCGACAGCGAGACCAGCGCCATCCGGTACGTCGAGAACGGCGTGCTGGGCACTGCTGTGGGGCAGGGCCTGTTCGACTTCGGGCACGTGGACGGTCCGGCGGAGTCGGCGCTGTTGCAGCACCCGTTGGGCGTGTGCGCGCTTCCGGACGGCTCGGTGCTGATCGCGGACACCTACAACGGCGCGGTGCGCCGCTTCGACCCGGCCAGCAACCAGGTCTCCACCGTGGCCGACGGGTTGGCGGAGCCGAGCGACCTGGTGCTCACCCCGGCTGGTGAGGTGCTGGTGGTGGAGTCCGCAGCCCACCGGTTGACGCGGCTCGCCCCGGGTGCCCTGTCAGCGGCAGGCGCCAGCACGGTGGACGGCCCCCGGCACCGCACCGAGCGCAAGCCGACCGACGTCGCGGCCGGTGAGGTCACCCTGGACATCGTCTTCACCCCGGCACCGGGGCAGAAGCTGGACGAGACGTACGGGCCGTCGACCCGGTTGGTGGTCTCCGCGTCTCCGCCGGAGCTGCTGGTGGATGGTGCCGGCACGGGCACCGAGCTGTCCCGCCGTCTGGTGCTCAACGGCGAGGTCTCTGCCGGGGTGTTGCAGGTGACCGCCCAAGCGGCGACCTGCGACGCGGACGTCGAGCACGCGGCGTGCCACCTGACCCGGCAGGACTGGGGCGTACCGGTGCGGGTGGTCGACGGCGCCGTGACTCGTCTCCCGCTGGTCCTCCGCGGCCTGGACGCCTGA
- a CDS encoding biotin-dependent carboxyltransferase family protein has translation MTHPAAVEVLRAGALTTVQDLGRPGWAHLGVPRSGALDPAALRLANRLVGNPEHAAGLEITLSGCTLRLTRATTVAVTRAEVTVQAGVRPGDTGRPLSVPAGTVLRIGPARRGVRSWLAVAGGIDVPPVLGSRATDTLSGLGPSPLRDGDRLPLGEPSGTPAPVDLTICPAPPPELHLMLRPGPRDDWFTPTALDRLFGTAYTVSPVSNRVGARLAGATLPRAVTGELPSEGIVLGAVQVPADGQPLIFLADHPTTGGYPVIGVVTDVTPLAQARPGTTVRFHGPQR, from the coding sequence ATGACCCACCCGGCCGCTGTCGAGGTGCTCCGCGCCGGCGCGCTCACCACCGTGCAGGATCTGGGTCGGCCCGGCTGGGCACACCTGGGCGTACCCCGGTCCGGCGCTCTCGACCCGGCAGCACTGCGGCTGGCCAACCGGCTGGTCGGCAATCCGGAGCACGCCGCCGGCCTGGAGATCACCCTGTCCGGCTGCACACTGCGGCTGACCAGGGCCACCACGGTGGCGGTCACCAGGGCCGAGGTGACGGTCCAGGCCGGTGTCCGACCCGGCGACACCGGACGCCCGCTCAGCGTGCCCGCCGGGACGGTGCTGCGGATCGGTCCCGCCCGACGCGGCGTACGGAGTTGGCTGGCAGTGGCGGGCGGCATCGACGTGCCGCCGGTGCTCGGCAGTCGCGCCACCGACACCCTGTCCGGGCTCGGCCCGTCCCCGCTGCGCGACGGCGACCGGCTACCGCTCGGCGAACCGTCCGGCACACCCGCGCCAGTCGACCTGACCATCTGCCCCGCACCCCCGCCGGAGCTGCACCTGATGCTGCGCCCCGGCCCTCGCGACGACTGGTTCACGCCGACCGCCCTCGACCGGCTGTTCGGCACCGCGTACACCGTCAGCCCGGTGAGCAACCGGGTCGGCGCCCGGCTCGCCGGCGCGACCCTGCCCCGCGCGGTCACCGGCGAACTGCCCAGCGAGGGCATCGTGCTCGGCGCGGTGCAGGTGCCCGCGGACGGACAACCCCTGATCTTCCTCGCCGACCATCCGACCACCGGCGGATACCCCGTCATCGGGGTGGTCACCGACGTGACCCCGCTCGCGCAGGCCCGGCCAGGGACTACCGTCAGATTCCATGGACCTCAACGCTGA
- a CDS encoding LppU/SCO3897 family protein — MTSEGPHRTGQEPDEVSPGAGGPAPYGDRPAQPDNGHNAAGPDLGWAPAPPARPNPSTPAWATQSEQPPAPAWGAAATPQPNDPAQPAWAAGGGASEPPQQQPGTWPGNDGAPAPAQPAWAAQQQGWTPAEQSAPAPTWTPSATEQPDWVQAQPAARGAAQVPPATAAWPAQDDPARSGGWGGAAQADPPAGDWRGAESQQPEQQQAANWSGGAQQDDASGNGNWPASAARDDQPVWTPAEQSPPTWGQPAESAEQPAPGWGQAAQPNAARGAAQVPAPTTNWPAQDDPARSGGWAAQQQQAQPAGWGDGDARQDQAARPAAWGDAEGRPQQPDWVLSPQDQPTERPEPAGWNAAEQSGLPARASVSVPGNDGAPGWAAGPDNAAQGNSGVPEVEPWAPGEVWGRAEAEASAQSRGGWEADRGDEAPAYQPGPAPGISPANAVPLPPQEQRVPGASLAAAPPADYAPQAQFAPIPEQSAYAERETPEAAAQFEADAPGWGRAEEAPASGALVPAPRTSPESGAGRAVVPVSEAESAAGAVARATASASVPLASRVMPPTDQAIQSTGTATPQPRVYGRPARPEPENEPEPEAFQPDPGADRQGAPEWQNDPPRQGAPEWQNDSPRQVAPDWQNEPPRQAGAPDWQNDPQRQVGPGWGGEPPAEPRFDDRQPAPSAFNEAPSAPPAFPPGVPSFVDAPGNNRPMNGVRPHAGAERPGDQFGSPGSPAAGAAAVNGTSAFGGPSFGGPGPSGSGFGGPATESVPGGGFPPAFPPAQQPAPSWGQEAGQSDHGRFDAFKPDADEPKAEPPTPKVRNGRVLAAVLIAAVLILAVPLGLLMLLGKFGGNDSPAFDPAVGSCVKKAGEAGATAADCGEADAFTIVSKVDAKEKCTDTTQPHVVLPGDGTNRVLCLKPATK; from the coding sequence ATGACGTCCGAGGGCCCGCACCGCACCGGCCAAGAGCCGGACGAGGTGTCACCGGGCGCCGGCGGACCGGCGCCGTACGGCGACCGCCCGGCGCAGCCGGACAATGGCCACAACGCCGCTGGCCCCGACCTGGGCTGGGCGCCCGCACCGCCGGCGCGACCCAACCCGTCGACGCCGGCATGGGCGACTCAGTCCGAGCAACCGCCGGCTCCTGCCTGGGGTGCCGCCGCTACCCCACAGCCCAACGACCCGGCGCAGCCCGCCTGGGCCGCTGGCGGTGGCGCGAGCGAGCCGCCGCAGCAGCAGCCCGGCACCTGGCCCGGCAACGATGGCGCACCGGCTCCGGCGCAGCCGGCCTGGGCCGCACAGCAGCAGGGCTGGACACCGGCCGAGCAGAGTGCGCCCGCCCCCACCTGGACCCCGAGCGCCACTGAGCAGCCCGACTGGGTGCAGGCTCAGCCGGCGGCACGGGGCGCCGCGCAGGTGCCTCCGGCCACCGCCGCCTGGCCCGCCCAGGACGACCCGGCCCGCTCCGGCGGCTGGGGTGGCGCGGCGCAGGCCGACCCGCCCGCCGGTGACTGGCGCGGGGCCGAGTCGCAGCAGCCCGAGCAGCAGCAGGCCGCCAACTGGTCCGGCGGCGCTCAGCAGGACGACGCGTCCGGCAACGGCAACTGGCCCGCCAGCGCCGCCCGCGATGACCAACCCGTGTGGACCCCGGCGGAGCAGTCTCCGCCGACGTGGGGCCAGCCGGCCGAATCGGCCGAGCAGCCCGCCCCCGGGTGGGGGCAGGCCGCCCAGCCCAACGCCGCCCGTGGCGCGGCCCAGGTGCCGGCACCGACGACGAACTGGCCCGCGCAGGACGACCCGGCCCGCTCCGGCGGGTGGGCCGCACAGCAGCAGCAGGCGCAGCCCGCCGGGTGGGGCGATGGCGACGCGCGACAGGACCAGGCCGCGCGGCCGGCCGCCTGGGGCGACGCCGAGGGCCGTCCGCAGCAGCCCGACTGGGTGCTCTCGCCGCAGGACCAGCCCACCGAACGGCCGGAGCCGGCTGGCTGGAACGCGGCGGAGCAGAGCGGTCTCCCCGCCCGTGCCAGCGTCAGCGTGCCCGGCAACGACGGCGCGCCCGGCTGGGCCGCCGGCCCGGACAACGCGGCGCAGGGCAACTCCGGCGTGCCGGAGGTCGAGCCGTGGGCTCCCGGCGAGGTGTGGGGTCGTGCCGAAGCGGAAGCTTCCGCACAGTCCCGCGGTGGCTGGGAGGCAGACCGGGGCGACGAGGCACCGGCCTACCAGCCCGGGCCCGCACCGGGCATCTCGCCGGCCAACGCGGTGCCACTGCCGCCGCAGGAGCAGCGTGTGCCAGGTGCCAGCCTGGCTGCTGCCCCGCCGGCCGACTACGCGCCCCAGGCCCAGTTCGCTCCGATCCCCGAGCAGTCCGCGTACGCCGAGCGGGAGACCCCGGAGGCCGCGGCGCAGTTCGAGGCGGACGCGCCCGGCTGGGGCCGGGCCGAGGAGGCTCCCGCGAGTGGCGCGCTGGTGCCCGCCCCGCGTACCTCTCCGGAGTCCGGAGCGGGCCGCGCGGTGGTGCCGGTGTCCGAGGCCGAGTCGGCAGCCGGCGCGGTGGCCCGGGCCACGGCCAGTGCTTCGGTGCCGCTGGCCAGCCGGGTGATGCCCCCGACCGACCAGGCCATCCAGTCGACCGGCACGGCCACCCCTCAACCCCGGGTGTACGGCCGCCCGGCTCGACCCGAGCCGGAGAACGAGCCGGAACCGGAGGCGTTCCAGCCCGACCCGGGTGCCGATCGTCAGGGTGCACCGGAGTGGCAGAACGATCCGCCGCGTCAGGGTGCGCCGGAGTGGCAGAACGACTCGCCCCGTCAGGTCGCACCCGACTGGCAGAACGAGCCGCCCCGCCAGGCGGGTGCACCTGACTGGCAGAACGACCCGCAGCGCCAGGTTGGCCCCGGCTGGGGCGGCGAGCCTCCAGCCGAGCCGCGCTTCGACGACCGCCAGCCCGCGCCGAGTGCGTTCAATGAGGCCCCGTCGGCGCCTCCGGCGTTCCCGCCGGGCGTGCCGTCCTTCGTCGACGCCCCCGGCAACAACCGGCCGATGAACGGCGTTCGGCCGCACGCCGGTGCCGAGCGACCGGGCGACCAGTTCGGCAGCCCGGGGTCGCCGGCCGCCGGTGCCGCCGCGGTGAACGGGACGTCGGCGTTCGGCGGGCCCAGCTTCGGCGGGCCCGGTCCCAGCGGGTCAGGCTTCGGCGGGCCGGCAACCGAGTCGGTGCCGGGCGGTGGCTTCCCGCCGGCCTTCCCACCAGCGCAGCAGCCCGCGCCGTCCTGGGGCCAGGAGGCTGGGCAGTCGGACCACGGACGGTTCGACGCGTTCAAGCCGGACGCCGACGAGCCGAAGGCGGAGCCACCGACGCCGAAGGTACGCAACGGCCGGGTGCTGGCCGCGGTGCTGATCGCCGCGGTGCTCATCCTGGCGGTGCCGCTCGGCCTGCTGATGCTGCTCGGCAAGTTCGGCGGAAACGACTCGCCGGCCTTCGACCCGGCGGTCGGCAGCTGCGTGAAGAAGGCCGGCGAGGCTGGCGCCACGGCGGCTGACTGCGGCGAGGCGGACGCTTTCACGATCGTCTCGAAGGTGGACGCGAAGGAGAAGTGCACCGACACGACGCAGCCCCACGTGGTGCTGCCGGGTGACGGCACCAACCGGGTGCTCTGCCTCAAGCCGGCCACGAAGTAG
- the pdhA gene encoding pyruvate dehydrogenase (acetyl-transferring) E1 component subunit alpha produces MAKGDPGGTTRSRRAAPRSKKGAAGDPELVQLLTPDGERIESHTSPDGTEYRVDFTDEEYRGLYRDLVLVRKLDAEATALQRQGELGLWASLLGQEAAQVGSGRALRAQDMAFPTYREHGVLYCRGIDPIMPLGLFRGVDQGGWDPNEFKFNMYTIVIGAQTLHATGYAMGITMDGKTGTDDGEAAIAYFGDGATSQGDVNEAFVWASVFNAPLVFFCQNNQYAISEPLERQTRVPLYQRAAGFGFPGVRVDGNDVLASYAVTRTALDNARHGQGPSLIEAYTYRMGAHTTSDDPTRYRIASEVEAWQAKDPITRVKAFLEKQQIADAAFFAEVDEQARRESVHLRERVLDMPNPEPVTMFDHVYPNGSPLLDEQRAQFTRYMESFEGSAH; encoded by the coding sequence ATGGCAAAGGGCGACCCCGGGGGCACCACCCGCAGCAGGCGGGCGGCACCCCGCTCCAAGAAGGGCGCGGCCGGCGACCCCGAACTGGTACAGCTACTCACCCCCGACGGCGAGCGGATCGAGAGCCACACCAGCCCGGACGGCACCGAATACCGCGTCGACTTCACCGACGAGGAGTACCGCGGCCTGTACCGCGACCTGGTGCTGGTCCGCAAGCTCGACGCCGAGGCGACCGCTCTGCAACGCCAGGGCGAGCTGGGCCTCTGGGCCAGCCTGCTCGGCCAGGAGGCCGCGCAGGTCGGGTCGGGTCGGGCGCTGCGGGCGCAGGACATGGCCTTCCCGACCTACCGGGAACACGGCGTCCTCTACTGCCGGGGCATCGACCCGATCATGCCGCTCGGCCTGTTCCGGGGTGTCGACCAGGGCGGCTGGGACCCGAACGAGTTCAAGTTCAACATGTACACGATCGTCATCGGTGCGCAGACCCTCCACGCGACCGGCTACGCCATGGGTATCACCATGGACGGCAAGACCGGCACCGACGATGGCGAAGCGGCGATCGCCTACTTCGGCGACGGGGCCACCAGCCAGGGCGACGTGAACGAGGCGTTCGTCTGGGCAAGCGTGTTCAACGCCCCACTGGTCTTCTTCTGCCAGAACAACCAGTACGCGATCTCCGAGCCGCTTGAGCGGCAGACCCGCGTCCCGCTCTACCAGCGGGCCGCCGGCTTCGGCTTCCCCGGCGTACGGGTGGACGGCAACGACGTGCTCGCCTCGTACGCGGTCACCCGCACTGCGCTGGACAACGCCCGCCACGGGCAGGGCCCGAGCCTGATCGAGGCGTACACCTACCGGATGGGCGCGCACACCACCTCCGACGACCCGACCCGCTACCGAATCGCCAGTGAGGTCGAGGCGTGGCAGGCCAAGGACCCGATCACCCGGGTCAAGGCCTTCCTGGAGAAGCAGCAGATCGCCGATGCGGCCTTCTTCGCCGAGGTCGACGAGCAGGCCCGCCGCGAGTCGGTGCACCTGCGCGAGCGGGTGCTCGACATGCCCAACCCCGAGCCGGTGACGATGTTCGACCACGTCTACCCGAACGGTTCTCCGTTGCTCGACGAGCAGCGCGCCCAGTTCACCCGCTACATGGAGTCCTTCGAAGGGAGCGCCCACTGA
- a CDS encoding 5-oxoprolinase subunit B family protein, with protein MRIRPVGAQALLLDLTAPTDVPEAVLVEAWRAELWRRREQGELVAVEIVPAAGTVLLDGLPDPIATAERLTQWASVVPNAATVRHGEGERGNGTEVAVPVEFDGPDLPAVAEHWGVDVPAVLRRLTSTRFRVAFCGFAPGFPYLTGLPAELALPRLATPRPRVPAGSVALAGPYAGIYPGASPGGWLLVGRTDLVLFDVHADPPSRLGPGTSVRMAAA; from the coding sequence ATGCGGATCCGACCCGTCGGGGCGCAAGCCCTGCTTCTCGACCTCACCGCCCCCACCGACGTTCCCGAAGCCGTGCTGGTCGAGGCATGGCGGGCCGAGCTGTGGCGGCGTCGCGAGCAGGGCGAACTGGTCGCCGTCGAGATCGTGCCGGCAGCCGGCACCGTCCTGCTCGACGGCCTGCCCGACCCGATCGCCACGGCCGAGCGGCTGACCCAGTGGGCGTCCGTGGTCCCGAACGCCGCCACCGTCCGTCACGGCGAAGGCGAGCGCGGCAACGGTACGGAGGTGGCCGTTCCGGTCGAGTTCGACGGGCCGGACCTGCCGGCGGTGGCCGAACACTGGGGCGTGGACGTGCCAGCCGTGCTGCGTCGGCTGACCAGCACGCGGTTCCGGGTGGCGTTCTGCGGCTTCGCCCCCGGGTTCCCCTACCTGACCGGGCTGCCCGCCGAGTTGGCGCTGCCCCGGCTGGCCACCCCTCGTCCCCGGGTGCCGGCCGGCTCGGTCGCCCTGGCCGGCCCGTACGCCGGCATCTACCCGGGCGCGTCCCCCGGCGGCTGGCTACTGGTCGGCCGGACCGACCTGGTCCTCTTCGACGTGCACGCCGACCCACCGTCCCGACTCGGTCCGGGCACCTCGGTCCGGATGGCGGCGGCATGA